One window of the Nocardia terpenica genome contains the following:
- the dnaA gene encoding chromosomal replication initiator protein DnaA, which produces MTVAQGFALLSVPSSLAQEAIERDLREPILRSLARRLGPQVEGLGVRIAAPTAQPGDRPAGPPRHARLTSRPDRGREAPREPVNYAAPQDYPAPADYPAPRYLNPADYPARPDYPQGDYPSTPMAGELPEPGAPESPAPAGRELDRPPGRGESPAGQESLFASEPEAPARRPEPPADDEPVVNVRNSWPTYFSKSPEPAPTAPASASASLNAKYTFETFVIGASNRFAHAAAVAIAEAPARAYNPLFVWGASGLGKTHLLHAAGHYAQRLFPGMRVKYVSTEEFTNDFINSLRDDRKVAFKRRYRETDILLVDDIQFIEGKEGIQEEFFHTFNTLHNANKQIVVSSDRPPKQLATLEERLRTRFEWGLITDVQPPELETRIAILRKKARMDRLDVPHDVLELIASRVERNIRELEGALIRVTAFASLNGQPLDLSLAEVVLRDLMPDTTTLEITASTIMAVTAEYFNTTLEELTGPGKARPLAQARQIAMYLCRELTDLSLPKIGQAFGRDHTTVMYAEKKVRKEMTERRRVYDQVQELTARIKQRSR; this is translated from the coding sequence CTGACGGTGGCGCAGGGGTTCGCGCTGCTCTCGGTACCCTCCTCCCTCGCGCAGGAGGCGATCGAACGCGATCTGCGCGAGCCGATCCTGCGCTCGCTGGCCCGCCGGCTGGGCCCCCAGGTGGAGGGTCTGGGCGTCCGGATCGCCGCGCCGACCGCCCAGCCGGGTGACCGCCCGGCCGGTCCGCCCCGGCACGCGCGGCTCACCTCGCGCCCGGACCGCGGCCGCGAGGCGCCCCGCGAACCTGTGAATTACGCCGCGCCGCAGGACTATCCGGCCCCCGCCGACTACCCCGCGCCCCGATACCTGAACCCCGCCGACTATCCTGCCCGGCCCGACTATCCCCAGGGCGACTATCCATCCACACCGATGGCCGGAGAATTGCCGGAGCCCGGCGCGCCGGAATCGCCCGCGCCCGCGGGCCGCGAGCTGGACCGGCCGCCGGGCCGCGGCGAGAGCCCGGCGGGACAGGAATCGCTGTTCGCATCCGAGCCGGAGGCGCCCGCGCGTCGCCCCGAACCCCCGGCCGACGACGAACCGGTGGTCAACGTCCGCAACTCCTGGCCGACCTACTTCAGCAAGTCGCCGGAGCCCGCGCCCACCGCGCCCGCCTCCGCGTCGGCCAGCCTGAACGCCAAGTACACCTTCGAGACGTTCGTGATCGGCGCGTCCAACCGCTTCGCGCACGCGGCCGCGGTCGCCATCGCCGAGGCGCCCGCGCGCGCCTACAACCCGCTGTTCGTCTGGGGCGCTTCGGGTTTGGGCAAGACGCATCTGCTGCACGCCGCCGGGCACTACGCGCAGCGGCTGTTCCCCGGCATGCGGGTGAAGTACGTGTCGACCGAGGAGTTCACCAACGACTTCATCAACAGCCTGCGCGACGACCGCAAGGTGGCGTTCAAGCGGCGCTACCGCGAGACCGACATCCTGCTGGTCGACGACATCCAGTTCATCGAGGGCAAGGAAGGCATCCAGGAGGAGTTCTTCCACACCTTCAACACGCTGCACAACGCGAACAAGCAGATCGTGGTCTCCTCCGACCGGCCGCCGAAGCAGCTGGCCACGCTGGAGGAGCGGCTACGCACCCGGTTCGAGTGGGGCCTGATCACCGATGTGCAGCCGCCGGAACTGGAGACGCGCATCGCGATCCTGCGCAAGAAGGCGCGCATGGACCGGCTCGACGTGCCGCACGACGTGCTGGAGCTGATCGCGAGCCGGGTCGAGCGCAATATCCGCGAGCTCGAGGGTGCGCTCATCCGCGTCACCGCGTTCGCCTCGCTGAACGGGCAGCCGCTGGATCTGTCGCTGGCCGAGGTGGTGCTGCGCGACCTGATGCCCGACACCACCACGCTGGAGATCACCGCGTCGACGATCATGGCCGTCACCGCGGAGTACTTCAACACCACGCTGGAGGAGCTGACCGGCCCGGGTAAGGCCCGGCCGCTGGCCCAGGCCCGCCAGATCGCGATGTATCTGTGCCGCGAACTCACCGATCTGTCGCTGCCGAAGATCGGGCAGGCGTTCGGCCGCGACCACACCACCGTCATGTACGCGGAGAAGAAGGTGCGCAAGGAGATGACCGAGCGCCGCCGCGTGTACGACCAGGTTCAGGAACTCACAGCCCGAATCAAACAGCGCTCGCGCTGA
- the rpmH gene encoding 50S ribosomal protein L34: MAKGKRTFQPNNRRRARVHGFRLRMRTRAGRAIVSARRQKGRASLTA, encoded by the coding sequence GTGGCCAAGGGCAAGCGGACGTTCCAGCCGAACAACCGTCGTCGGGCGCGGGTCCACGGGTTCCGTCTCCGGATGCGCACCCGTGCGGGCCGCGCGATCGTGTCGGCGCGCCGTCAAAAGGGCCGCGCCTCGCTGACGGCCTGA
- the rnpA gene encoding ribonuclease P protein component → MLPEPYRLHHRADFSRTVRRGRRIGRPDLVVHVLVSADAVRVGGPRFGLIVSKAVGNAVVRHRVARRLRHICAGLVGVLPAEADVVIRAMPGAAQADSADLDRQVRGALRKSFPELAVSEPPHPAPPMGETPGSGRAS, encoded by the coding sequence GTGTTGCCTGAGCCGTACCGGCTGCATCATCGTGCCGATTTCTCCCGGACGGTGCGGCGTGGCCGACGAATCGGGAGACCTGACCTCGTCGTGCACGTGTTGGTATCGGCGGACGCCGTTCGCGTGGGCGGACCACGTTTCGGATTGATCGTCAGCAAGGCGGTGGGTAACGCGGTGGTTCGGCACCGTGTGGCCCGCCGCCTGCGTCATATCTGTGCCGGTCTGGTGGGCGTGCTGCCCGCCGAGGCGGATGTCGTGATCCGGGCGATGCCCGGTGCGGCGCAGGCGGATTCGGCCGATCTCGATCGGCAGGTGCGCGGTGCGCTGCGAAAGTCGTTCCCGGAGCTCGCCGTTTCCGAGCCGCCGCATCCGGCGCCGCCGATGGGCGAGACGCCGGGATCGGGCAGGGCGTCATGA
- the yidD gene encoding membrane protein insertion efficiency factor YidD, with protein MSRLAMVSRLPANALIFLIELYRTYVSPTRMPVCRFTPTCSEYAVTALRTRGLFVGLGLAAVRLAKCAPWHPGGWDPVPEPRRNRSAAAPTPPGSSTDEPSPAGDEAAQPKPCNGSPRAVAGDTTDGST; from the coding sequence ATGAGCCGTCTCGCGATGGTCTCCCGCCTGCCGGCGAATGCTCTGATCTTTCTCATCGAGCTCTATCGCACCTATGTCTCCCCGACCCGCATGCCGGTCTGCCGGTTCACTCCCACCTGTAGCGAGTACGCGGTGACCGCGTTGCGCACCCGGGGCCTGTTCGTGGGCCTCGGATTGGCGGCCGTGCGTCTGGCCAAATGTGCGCCCTGGCACCCTGGTGGGTGGGATCCGGTTCCGGAACCGAGACGGAACCGGTCAGCCGCTGCACCGACGCCGCCGGGCTCGTCGACCGACGAGCCGAGCCCGGCAGGCGACGAGGCGGCCCAACCGAAGCCTTGTAATGGGTCGCCGCGTGCGGTGGCCGGCGACACGACCGACGGGAGTACATAG
- the yidC gene encoding membrane protein insertase YidC — protein sequence MLNFIYYPVSWILWFWHRVFGFALGKDSGLAWALAVVFLVFTLRLVLYKPFVKQVRTTRQMQELQPQIKELQRKYKNDRQKMAVEMQKLQKDHGFNPLMGCLPVLAQVPVFIGLFHVLRSFNRVAGSNGFGGIGHTAAMTPYQNAHTANYVFNADDVQSFLRARIFGAPISAAITTPKSQLAAFADYGGIPHVANMAAVAIPLMIIAGLATHFNARASVARQSAEAAANPQAAIMNKLALWVFPLGVVVGGPFFPLAILLYWVSNNIWTYGQQHLVFGRIEKEEEAKKQQALERRAQNAPKPGAKPVDSKKKAVTDAPVDADGAAPTQSQNGTGTTGKATSSPGKSAGSSGKQGGQGNRKRSGNRGRPNQKRRR from the coding sequence GTGCTCAACTTCATCTACTATCCGGTGTCCTGGATCTTGTGGTTCTGGCATCGCGTCTTCGGATTCGCGCTGGGCAAGGACAGCGGTCTGGCCTGGGCGCTGGCCGTGGTGTTCCTCGTCTTCACGCTGCGCTTGGTGCTCTACAAGCCGTTCGTGAAGCAGGTGCGCACCACCCGGCAGATGCAGGAGTTGCAGCCGCAGATCAAGGAACTGCAGCGCAAGTACAAGAACGATCGCCAGAAGATGGCGGTCGAGATGCAGAAGCTGCAGAAGGACCACGGCTTCAACCCGCTCATGGGCTGCCTGCCCGTGCTGGCGCAGGTACCGGTCTTCATCGGTCTGTTCCATGTCCTGCGATCGTTCAACCGGGTCGCCGGTTCGAACGGCTTCGGCGGCATCGGGCACACCGCCGCGATGACCCCCTACCAGAACGCGCACACCGCCAACTACGTCTTCAACGCCGACGATGTGCAGTCGTTCCTCCGGGCGCGCATCTTCGGCGCGCCGATCTCGGCCGCCATCACCACCCCCAAGAGCCAGCTGGCGGCCTTCGCCGACTACGGCGGCATCCCGCACGTGGCCAATATGGCCGCGGTGGCCATCCCGCTGATGATCATCGCCGGGCTGGCGACCCACTTCAACGCGCGTGCCTCGGTCGCCCGGCAGAGCGCGGAGGCGGCGGCCAACCCGCAGGCCGCGATCATGAACAAGCTGGCGCTGTGGGTGTTCCCGCTCGGTGTCGTGGTCGGTGGTCCGTTCTTCCCGCTCGCCATCCTGCTCTACTGGGTGTCCAACAACATCTGGACCTACGGGCAGCAGCACCTGGTCTTCGGCCGCATCGAGAAGGAAGAGGAAGCGAAGAAGCAGCAGGCCCTGGAGCGCCGCGCGCAGAACGCGCCGAAACCCGGTGCCAAGCCGGTGGATTCGAAGAAGAAGGCGGTCACCGACGCACCCGTCGACGCGGACGGCGCGGCGCCCACCCAGTCGCAGAACGGTACGGGCACGACCGGTAAGGCGACCTCGTCTCCCGGTAAGTCGGCGGGCTCGTCCGGCAAGCAGGGCGGCCAGGGCAATCGCAAGCGATCCGGAAACCGTGGGCGCCCGAATCAGAAGCGACGCCGCTGA
- a CDS encoding Jag family protein, giving the protein MTVETDGGDATVATTMAEAEPDAVSDDVNDAEEALIEEGEIAGDYLEQLLDVLDFDGDIDLDVEGDRAVVSIDGGRDLAKLVGRRGEVLDALQELTRLAVQQATGVRSRLMLDVAGWRAKRREELSALGAATAQRVLDSGKPESLSAMTPFERKIVHDAVAAVDGVVSESEGVEPNRHVVVLPA; this is encoded by the coding sequence ATGACTGTTGAGACCGACGGAGGAGACGCCACTGTGGCGACGACGATGGCCGAGGCCGAGCCGGACGCGGTGAGCGACGATGTGAACGATGCCGAGGAGGCGCTGATCGAGGAGGGCGAGATCGCCGGTGACTACCTCGAGCAGTTGCTGGATGTGCTCGACTTCGACGGTGACATCGATCTGGACGTCGAGGGTGACCGGGCGGTCGTGAGCATCGACGGCGGCCGCGATCTGGCGAAGCTGGTGGGCCGGCGCGGTGAGGTCCTGGACGCGCTGCAGGAGCTGACCCGGCTGGCCGTGCAGCAGGCGACCGGTGTCCGCAGCCGCCTCATGCTCGATGTGGCGGGCTGGCGGGCCAAGCGTCGGGAGGAGCTGAGCGCGCTCGGCGCCGCCACCGCGCAGCGGGTGCTGGATTCCGGAAAGCCGGAGTCGCTGTCGGCGATGACGCCGTTCGAGCGCAAGATCGTGCACGACGCGGTGGCCGCGGTCGACGGGGTCGTCAGCGAGAGCGAGGGTGTGGAGCCGAACCGCCACGTGGTGGTGCTCCCGGCCTGA
- the rsmG gene encoding 16S rRNA (guanine(527)-N(7))-methyltransferase RsmG, with the protein MFHVERGTGVPHPDHSPAAIAAAETLFGDRLPLAERYHDELAVQGVERGLIGPREVPRMWERHILNCAVIGELIPEGATVVDIGSGAGLPGIPLAIARPDLRVTLVEPLLRRTIFLAEFIESIGLGVTVVRGRAEQSDVRKEAGGADVVTSRAVAPLAKLAQWSLPLVRDHGRMLALKGSSAAEELERDREDLIRAGGGNAEVLECGVGIVSPPTVVLSVERLPRSERVGGRPRRHRKG; encoded by the coding sequence ATGTTTCACGTGGAACGAGGAACGGGTGTCCCCCACCCAGACCACTCCCCCGCCGCCATCGCCGCGGCGGAGACGCTCTTCGGTGATCGGCTGCCGCTCGCCGAGCGCTATCACGACGAGTTGGCGGTGCAGGGTGTCGAGCGCGGGCTGATCGGGCCGCGGGAGGTTCCTCGAATGTGGGAGCGGCACATCCTGAATTGCGCCGTGATCGGTGAGCTCATTCCCGAGGGGGCCACGGTGGTCGATATCGGCAGCGGCGCCGGGCTGCCGGGCATCCCGCTCGCCATCGCGCGCCCGGATCTGCGGGTGACCCTGGTCGAGCCGCTGCTGCGCCGGACCATCTTCCTGGCCGAGTTCATCGAGTCGATCGGGCTGGGCGTGACGGTGGTGCGCGGGCGCGCCGAGCAGTCGGATGTGCGCAAGGAGGCGGGCGGCGCGGATGTGGTGACCTCTCGCGCCGTCGCGCCGCTGGCGAAGCTCGCGCAGTGGTCGCTGCCGCTGGTGCGTGACCACGGCCGGATGCTCGCGCTCAAGGGTTCCAGTGCGGCAGAGGAATTGGAGCGCGATCGCGAGGACCTGATCCGGGCGGGTGGCGGCAATGCCGAGGTGCTCGAGTGCGGGGTCGGGATCGTGTCGCCGCCGACGGTGGTGTTGAGCGTGGAGCGGCTCCCGCGCAGCGAGCGCGTGGGCGGGCGGCCGCGGCGGCACCGCAAGGGTTGA
- a CDS encoding ParA family protein yields MLDGSGFDLDEFGRTPFGNISPAETPIAAEAQRASQVLHPGSMSIPKPREQRIITIANQKGGVGKTTTAVNLAAALALQGMTVLVIDLDPQGNASTALGVEHHSGIPSSYELLIGEISVQDAIQQSPHNERLLCIPATIDLAGAEIELVSMVAREGRLKAAIEQANIAGYDIDYVMIDCPPSLGLLTVNAMVAAKEVLIPIQCEYYALEGVGQLLRNIGLVQAHLNPQLHVSTVVLTMYDGRTKLADQVAEEVRGHFGDVVLRSVIPRSVKVSEAPGYGMTVLEYDPGSRGAMSYLDAGREIAARAALARTAPENAAVGAAGVTEERGR; encoded by the coding sequence ATGCTGGACGGGAGCGGCTTCGATTTGGACGAGTTCGGTCGGACCCCCTTCGGCAACATCTCCCCCGCCGAAACGCCGATCGCGGCCGAGGCGCAGCGCGCGAGCCAGGTGTTGCATCCTGGTTCGATGTCTATCCCGAAGCCCCGCGAACAACGCATCATCACCATCGCGAACCAGAAGGGTGGTGTCGGCAAGACCACCACCGCGGTGAATCTGGCCGCCGCCCTGGCGCTGCAGGGGATGACGGTGCTCGTCATCGATCTCGACCCGCAGGGCAATGCCAGCACCGCGCTCGGCGTCGAACACCACTCCGGTATTCCCTCCAGCTACGAACTGCTCATCGGCGAGATCTCGGTGCAGGACGCGATCCAGCAGAGCCCGCACAACGAACGGCTGCTGTGTATTCCGGCGACCATCGACCTCGCCGGTGCGGAGATCGAGCTCGTCTCCATGGTGGCCCGCGAGGGTCGGCTGAAGGCCGCGATCGAGCAGGCGAATATCGCCGGGTACGACATCGATTACGTCATGATCGACTGCCCGCCGTCGCTCGGCCTGCTCACCGTCAACGCGATGGTGGCGGCCAAGGAGGTGCTGATCCCGATCCAGTGCGAGTACTACGCGCTGGAGGGTGTGGGACAGCTGCTCCGCAATATCGGTCTGGTGCAGGCCCATCTGAATCCGCAGCTGCACGTGTCGACCGTCGTCCTCACCATGTACGACGGGCGCACCAAGCTGGCGGATCAGGTCGCCGAAGAGGTGCGCGGGCACTTCGGCGATGTGGTGCTGCGCTCGGTGATCCCGCGCAGTGTGAAGGTGTCCGAGGCGCCCGGGTACGGGATGACCGTGCTCGAATACGATCCGGGCTCCCGGGGTGCGATGAGCTATCTGGATGCCGGTCGCGAGATCGCCGCTCGGGCGGCGCTCGCGCGCACGGCTCCGGAGAACGCCGCCGTCGGTGCGGCGGGTGTGACAGAGGAAAGGGGTCGATAG
- a CDS encoding ParB/RepB/Spo0J family partition protein: protein MSQAKKGGLGRGLAALIPTGPTEVQGLGSAAANAVIGLDPIGPHPASAYLHRVPDPAPGSEAGAVYREIPPDLIEPNPKQPRQIFDDEALDELVHSIREFGLMQPIVVRELGGSPTPRYQIVMGERRWRAAQVAELEAIPAIVRETADDSMLRDALLENIHRVQLNPLEEAAAYQQLLEEFGVTHEELAARIGRSRPVVTNMIRLLKLPVKVQSRVAIGVLSAGHARALLGLEAGTEAQELLAERIVAEGMSVRATEEAVLLANRYPEGNKQPPAERKPVHAPGLDRLVERLANTFDTRVTVNMGKKKGKIVVEFGDLADLERIVSLMEKQQ, encoded by the coding sequence ATGAGTCAGGCGAAGAAGGGTGGACTGGGGCGCGGGCTGGCCGCGCTGATTCCGACCGGGCCGACCGAGGTGCAGGGGCTCGGCAGCGCCGCCGCGAATGCCGTCATCGGTCTGGATCCGATCGGACCGCATCCGGCGTCCGCGTATCTGCATCGCGTCCCCGATCCGGCTCCCGGTTCCGAGGCCGGCGCGGTGTACCGCGAGATTCCGCCGGATCTCATCGAGCCCAATCCCAAGCAGCCGCGGCAGATCTTCGACGACGAGGCGCTGGACGAACTGGTGCACTCGATTCGCGAATTCGGCCTGATGCAGCCGATCGTGGTGCGCGAGCTGGGGGGCTCCCCCACCCCGCGGTATCAGATCGTCATGGGCGAGCGGCGTTGGCGCGCGGCTCAGGTGGCCGAGCTCGAGGCGATCCCGGCGATCGTCCGGGAGACCGCCGACGACTCGATGCTGCGCGACGCCCTGCTGGAGAACATCCATCGGGTGCAGCTCAACCCGCTGGAGGAGGCGGCCGCCTATCAGCAGCTGCTGGAGGAATTCGGCGTCACCCACGAGGAACTCGCGGCGCGCATCGGCCGGTCCCGGCCGGTCGTCACCAATATGATCCGTTTGCTGAAGCTGCCGGTGAAGGTGCAGAGCCGGGTCGCCATCGGCGTGCTGTCGGCCGGTCACGCCCGCGCCCTGCTCGGCCTGGAGGCCGGGACGGAGGCGCAGGAGCTGTTGGCGGAACGGATTGTCGCCGAAGGCATGTCGGTGCGGGCCACGGAGGAGGCGGTCCTGCTGGCGAACCGCTATCCGGAGGGCAACAAGCAGCCCCCGGCGGAGCGCAAGCCCGTGCACGCCCCCGGCCTGGATCGATTGGTGGAGCGGCTGGCCAATACGTTCGACACCCGGGTCACGGTGAATATGGGTAAGAAGAAGGGCAAGATCGTGGTCGAATTCGGCGATCTTGCCGACCTGGAGCGCATCGTGTCCCTGATGGAGAAGCAGCAGTAG
- a CDS encoding N-acetylmuramoyl-L-alanine amidase, with protein sequence MHRLRHGDTGPAVAEVRSTLASLGFLHIHPHGTDRSEPGGEYWKDADAAFDHDLDSAVRAFQQHRGLLVDGVVGPATYRALKEASYRLGARTLIYQLSAPLYGDDVATLQRRLQDLGFYVHRVDGYFGPHTHDGLTAFQREIGLSADGICGPDTLRSLELLGARVTGGNPHRIAEEEVVHRAGPQLTGKRIVIDPGMGGPDKGFAVPTEFGDVYESEILWDLASRLEGRMAATGMETFLSRPWGANPTDADRAETSNTFDADLMISLRCATNPSPLANGVASFHFGNSHGSVSMIGQVLAGFIQREIVARTSLQDCRTHSRTWDLLRLTKMPTVQVDIGYLTNDYDASVLTNPRMRDVIAEAILISVKRLYLLGQDDQPTGTYTFAELLAEELAAADRM encoded by the coding sequence ATGCACCGACTTCGTCACGGCGATACCGGTCCAGCCGTAGCTGAGGTTCGGAGCACCCTGGCAAGTCTCGGATTCCTGCACATCCATCCCCATGGGACCGACCGGTCCGAACCCGGCGGCGAGTACTGGAAAGACGCCGACGCCGCCTTCGATCACGACCTCGATTCCGCCGTGCGCGCCTTCCAGCAGCATCGCGGCCTGCTGGTCGACGGGGTGGTCGGCCCGGCCACCTATCGCGCGCTCAAGGAGGCGTCCTACCGCCTGGGCGCGCGCACGCTGATCTATCAGCTGTCCGCGCCGCTGTACGGCGACGACGTGGCCACGCTGCAGCGCCGCCTGCAGGACCTCGGCTTCTACGTGCACCGCGTCGACGGCTACTTCGGCCCGCACACCCACGACGGGCTGACCGCGTTCCAGCGCGAGATCGGCCTGTCCGCCGACGGCATCTGCGGCCCGGACACGCTGCGCTCGCTGGAACTGCTCGGCGCCCGCGTCACCGGCGGCAACCCGCACCGGATCGCGGAGGAGGAGGTCGTGCACCGGGCGGGCCCGCAGCTGACCGGGAAGCGGATCGTCATCGATCCCGGGATGGGCGGTCCCGACAAGGGTTTCGCCGTGCCCACCGAGTTCGGCGACGTCTACGAGTCGGAGATCCTCTGGGACCTGGCGAGCCGCCTGGAGGGGCGGATGGCCGCCACCGGCATGGAGACCTTCCTGTCCCGGCCGTGGGGCGCCAATCCGACCGACGCCGACCGCGCCGAGACCTCGAACACCTTCGACGCGGATCTGATGATCTCGCTGCGCTGCGCGACCAATCCCAGCCCGCTGGCCAATGGCGTCGCCAGCTTCCACTTCGGCAATTCGCACGGCTCGGTGTCGATGATCGGTCAGGTGCTGGCCGGTTTCATCCAGCGCGAGATCGTGGCGCGCACCTCGCTGCAGGACTGTCGCACGCATTCGCGCACCTGGGATCTGTTGCGCCTCACCAAGATGCCGACCGTGCAGGTCGACATCGGTTATCTCACCAACGATTACGACGCCTCGGTGCTGACAAATCCACGCATGCGCGACGTGATCGCCGAGGCCATTCTCATTTCGGTCAAGCGGCTGTACCTGCTGGGTCAAGACGATCAACCCACCGGCACATACACTTTCGCCGAACTACTCGCCGAGGAACTGGCCGCGGCCGACCGCATGTGA